The following proteins are encoded in a genomic region of Oncorhynchus kisutch isolate 150728-3 linkage group LG4, Okis_V2, whole genome shotgun sequence:
- the LOC109889674 gene encoding probable 2-oxoglutarate dehydrogenase E1 component DHKTD1, mitochondrial isoform X2, protein MRLVEAYRAHGHKAAKINPLLPEDPVEDTVPEINMLTGAVQGPLNTSGLRHFGKAEASVEEVLAYLEGAYCGRISIETSQLTSLEEREWLADRFEELKKETFTAEERKKLAKLMLESQEFDNFLANKFSTVKRYGGEGAESMMGVFYEMFRLLSHSGVTDIVMGMPHRGRLNLLTGLLQFPPELMFRKMCGLSEFPADSPSIGDVLSHLTSSVELDFGAAHLLKVTMLPNPSHLEAINPVTQGKTRARQQLKKEGDYSPNENAQPGNKVVCLQVHGDASFSGQGIVPETFTISLLPHFRVGGSIHLIVNNQVGYTTPSARGRSSLYCSDVGKMVGCAVVHVNGDDTEEVVRATRLAVEYQRRFRKDVILDLLCYRRWGHNELDEPGFTNPAMYKIIRSRKSIPDSYADQLISEGLMTGEECGAIRTAYYGMLNDKLANMTLYSPPPTNLQGRWGGLEEPQARVTHWDTGVPVPLLQYVGAKSVEIPEEVQLHSHLGKMHVAGRRAKVENGTNLDWSTAEAMAFGSLLCQGFNIRISGQDVGRGTFSQRHAMIVCQDTDDMYIPLNHIDPEQKGFMEVCNSALSEEAVLGFEYGMAIAQPKLLPIWEAQFGDFFNGAQIIFDTFLSGGEAKWLLQCGMVILLPHGYDGAGPEHSSCRMERFLQLCDSKEEGVDGDNVNMGVVNPTTPAQYFHLLRRQMIRNFRKPLIVAGPKTLLRFSGATSSLADMAPGTSFKPVIGDTSVTPASVQRVVLCSGKHYYALLKQREASAATQTTALIRLEELCPFPLEALQQELTKYTNANEFVWSQEEPQNMGPWSFVAPRFEKQLACKLRLVSRPTLPAPAVGIGTLHHQQNEAILTATFSS, encoded by the exons GACTGCGTCACTTTGGTAAGGCTGAGGCGTCAGTGGAGGAGGTGCTTGCCTACCTGGAGGGGGCCTACTGTGGCCGCATTTCCATAGAGACCAGTCAGTTGACCAGTCTGGAGGAAAGGGAGTGGCTCGCCGACCGCTTCGAGGAGTTGAAGAAGGAGACATTTACGGCGGAGGAAAGGAAAAAGTTGGCCAAACTCATGCTGGAGTCGcag GAGTTTGATAATTTCCTGGCAAACAAGTTTTCCACGGTGAAGCGTTACGGTGGTGAGGGAGCAGAGAGCATGATGGGGGTGTTCTATGAGATGTTCCGCCTGTTGTCCCACAGTGGGGTGACGGACATCGTCATGGGGATGCCTCATCGCGGGAGACTCAATCTCCTCACGGGGCTGCTTCAGTTCCCACCAGAG CTGATGTTCCGTAAGATGTGTGGCCTCAGTGAGTTCCCAGCGGACTCTCCCTCCATCGGTGACGTCCTCTCCCACCTTACCTCCTCTGTAGAGCTGGATTTCGGTGCTGCCCACCTCCTCAAAGTGACCATGCTGCCCAACCCCTCCCACCTGGAGGCCATCAACCCAGTCACCCAGGGGAAGACCAGGGCCCGGCAGCAGCTCAAAAAGGAGGGAGACTACTCACCAAACGAGAACGCACAGCCTGGGAATAAAGTCGTATGTCTccag GTCCATGGGGATGCCTCATTCTCGGGTCAAGGGATTGTTCCAGAGACATTCACCATTTCACTACTCCCCCACTTCAGAGTCGGTGGGAGCATCCACCTCATTGTAAACAACCAAGTGGGTTATACAACTCCATCTGCGAGAGGGAGATCGTCTTTATACTGCAGTGATGTTG GTAAGATGGTGGGCTGTGCTGTGGTCCATGTGAATGGTGATGATACGGAGGAGGTGGTGCGTGCCACCCGTTTGGCGGTAGAGTATCAGAGACGCTTCAGGAAGGATGTCATCCTGGACCTGCTCTGCTACAGACGGTGGGGACACAACGAGCTAGACGAACCTGGTTTCACTAACCCTGCCATGTACAAGATTATCCG cTCCAGGAAGAGCATCCCAGATTCCTACGCTGACCAGCTGATCTCAGAGGGCCTgatgacaggggaggagtgtggtGCCATCAGGACAGCCTACTACGGCATGCTGAACGACAAGCTGGCCAACATGACCTTATACagcccaccacccaccaacctgCAG ggTCGCTGGGGAGGTCTGGAGGAGCCCCAGGCCAGAGTCACCCACTGGGACACGGGGGTGCCTGTCCCCCTGCTGCAGTATGTAGGGGCTAAGTCTGTGGAGATACCCGAAGAGGTCCAGCTACACAGCCACCTTGGGAAGATGCATGTGGCG GGTCGCCGTGCGAAGGTGGAGAATGGAACTAATCTGGATTGGTCCACTGCTGAGGCCATGGCGTTTGGCTCTCTGCTCTGCCAAG GGTTCAACATTCGTATCAGTGGACAGGATGTTGGTAGGGGCACCTTCAGTCAGAGACATGCCATGATAGTTTGTCAAGACACAGATGACATGTACATCCCCCTCAATCACATAGACCCTGAACAGAAAGGATTCATGGAG gtGTGCAACAGTGCCCTGTCTGAGGAGGCCGTGCTGGGCTTTGAGTATGGCATGGCCATCGCCCAGCCTAAACTACTGCCTATCTGGGAGGCTCAGTTTGGAGACTTCTTCAACGGAGCTCAAATCATATTCGACACCTTCCTCTCTGGAG GCGAGGCGAAGTGGCTGCTGCAGTGTGGGATGGTGATCCTGCTTCCCCATGGTTACGACGGAGCAGGACCTGAACACTCCTCCTGCCGCATGGAGAGGTTCCTACAG ctGTGTGACAGTAaggaggagggggtggatggTGACAATGTCAACATGGGCGTGGTCAACCCTACGACTCCAGCACAGTACTTCCACCTGCTGAGACGACAGATGATACGCAACTTCCGCAAGCCGCTCATCGTTGCTGGGCCCAAGACTCTGCTCCGATTCTCT GGAGCAACATCCAGTCTAGCTGACATGGCTCCTGGAACCTCTTTCAAACCTGTGATTGGTGACACCTCAGTCACACCAGCCAG TGTCCAGCGGGTGGTGCTGTGTTCAGGGAAGCACTACTATGCCCTGTTGAAGCAGAGGGAGGCATCCGCAGCCACTCAGACCACAGCACTGATCAGACTGGAGGAGCTGTGTCCCTTCCCTCTGGAAGCCCTGCAGCAGGAGCTCACCAAGTACACTAATGCCAATG AGTTCGTCTGGAGCCAGGAGGAGCCCCAGAACATGGGCCCCTGGTCCTTCGTGGCCCCTAGGTTTGAGAAGCAGCTAGCCTGCAAG CTCCGGTTGGTGAGTCGGCCTACTCTGCCCGCCCCGGCTGTGGGCATCGGAACGCTCCACCACCAGCAGAATGAGGCCATCCTCACTGCCACCTTCTCCTCTTGA